The region GAGAAACAAAAGAACTATTGTTTGGCCCGTTAGCCACGACCCAATCGTCCAGCAGTGTAAACTCCAACACTTGGCTTAGCTGAGTGCACacaagtaagcccaccccaggCCACCACCTCCCACCATGTCTAACTCCAAAACGGTAGAAAGCACAACTCCTCTAGATGCACTGAGCCTCAGATCCCAGGGTGATGAGCTCAGCTATATCTGCCCAGTACCTCTGAACTTTACGTACAAGCTCGGACTCCATCCCTTCTTCCTTCCCTCCATGTCCCCAAAGTCAAGTTGCATGATTGGGATTTAGGCTACCAAGGCATCTACCTTCGATTGCTACCCAAATCCACATTGTACCGACCCCTTTTTAGTTTGAAGGTGGTTGGGACACTGGAGATGATCCCACATTGTTTCCTTGGGTTTGACCTGACCGGCAAGACGGAGTATCCATGTGTAATTTAAGGAAACTCCAAAAAGAACAGTGGGGTTAGAAAGAATGGGAgatggagaaggtggaggacttGAACTATTTTGGGTCAACAGTCCACAAAAATAGAGAATGTCCAAAAGAGTTGAGTAGCCGTGTGCaacaggttggaatgggtggagaaaggTTCGGAAAGAAGATTGTGGTGCAGAGACATGAGGCCACagtagagatgaagatgctgaggttgtCTTTAGGAGggaccaggatggatcaggaatgagtACATCAGATGGACAGATAATGAGAGATGTTCTGGAGATTAAGGTTGGAGATACCAGAAAAGaggaggaagaccaaagagaaaGTTATGGATTAAAGAGGTACTTGAGGGAGAATGCAGAGGAGAATGTTGGGTGGAGGCAGATGATTGTCAGTGGCGCCTACTAGAggaatcaacaaaaataaaatgggaaacgacaattcatacatttttgggTAGTTTGAGGAATTCAAATGCATTATCATTTGTGCTATGCTTCATTTTAGAGGTTGTAACCTGTGGAGAACTTTAGTCATCTGTAGTTTTCTAAATGTGATGTATGACTAAAGAGATTTCTTTCATCTTCCTACAGTTGTTCTGACTGTGAGTCCCAGCAGATCTCAGTTCATTGAAGGACAGTCAGTAACTCTGAACTGTGAGGACGACAGCTCTGCAGGATGGACTCTGAGGAGAAACATCTCAGGAGAAACCAGGAGTGAGTGTGGATCTACATGGGGAAAATCAGATAGTTTGCCCTGTAAGATCAGGTATGTTTACAAAGAGGACAGTGGAGTTTACTGGTGTGAgtccagagggggaggagccagcagCATGGTGGTTAACATCAGTGTCTCTGGTAAGATCAGACTGTGGAGTTAGtgttgctgcagctgtgtgcagatggatgaaatgctttgtctctgtgttgAGGTGGATCAGTGATCCTGCAGAGTCCTGTCCTCCCTGTGATGGAGGGTCATGACCTCACTctgagctgtcaatcaaagaccCCTCCCTCCAACCCCTCAGCTGCTTTCTATAAAGATGGCTCCCTCATCAGGACTGAGCctacaggtcacatgaccctccAGCATGTTTCCAGGTCTGATGAAGGTCTCTACAAGTGTCACATCAGGGATCATGGAGAGTCTCCATCCAGCTGGATCTCTGTCTCAGGTGAGGAGCTCCTTCAGGGACCGGCTCAGGTTCTGCGACACAtgctcattcccaagtcgtcatatGTTGATGTTTGGTCAAGGACCCCTTCACGTCACTTTTGGACGCTTTGGACATCCCCAACTCATccttttttgacgtactggctgttccaattaaatcatgGCTCCTGaacctccgggccacaaacCGGATACTGGTTTGGTACTGGGATATGGACTgcactggtatcctaaccccaACCTTAAGTCATTGCCAGACGCGGAtctcaattcaattaaattcaattttatttatatagcccaaaatcacaaaggaatttgcctcattgggcctcaaaatataaacaatagttaaaaattagaaactaaagagtgagcgggttcgactcccgctttgcccgcccatgtgtcgaagtgtccttaggcaagacactgaaccccgaattccCTCTgttgggaggttggcgccagtgtttggcagcggagccaccatcagtgtgtgaatgtgtgcgtgaatgggtgaatgggtctgtgactgtNattttttttttttttaagtgatttttggccccttcattttttacaaaacgCTCAGCATGATGTCATCGTTGAATTTTCACTATGctgaaaattcattttcaattttccctaggtGTGTGGAAATTTTGGGGACTTTTTAAGTATGTGGCGGGGGTCAAATTGTCGCTCGTACTTGctgagagaaagaagaagagcGAAACACTCCGATTACAATATAGTAGTTTTTGCGGTTTGGactgtgtgtgtattttgtgttcTACTACACACTGGTCATGTGTGTTTGGGGTTAGGCCTTTCCTTTGAGGTCTTTTATGAGCgttttatcattttgaaaacagtatccttgcagtcagtgactgctgctgcaggccataaaaaaactaacgaatggataaaaaaaaaagaaaaaaaaatccacaaacttcTAAATTCTACTTGTATTTTCTGCTCTACTTATTTAGAATCAGTAAATTTCtagatttgttttcattctgaatGACTACTAGCTCCGTCAGATCTTTGCAATCAGGCTGCTCTGCGCACatccctttcctttttttttcccagagtgCCATCCTTCAGAGAGAACTCTTCAGCGCCGCTCGGTCCAGCCTGATTAACTCCGCCGAGTCATCTGCCAGATAAGTCTATCTCAAACATGCAGCCATTTATCCTGGCTTTATCGTCCTCCTCCATTcaagaaaatttcagtttcacaaatttgtattttcctcattattttcttttggggattttattaaaaatgggTCAAAAAGAAGAACTCCTGCTCATCCACACACCTGGCTGAGCAGCAGGTGACGTTGAAGAAGAAAGAGCGAGACGAGGGAGAGGATGACGCACGGCGATGTTTTGGCTCCCGGGCAGCCGTGCAGAAGACCTCTGCTCTATGAGATGTCGGTCGGTGATCTggtgagtgtgagtgtgtgtgtgctcacCGACGAGTATAGATGGCCCTCGCCGTTCATTGCGATGTAGAGGCCGGTCTTCACCGATTGGATGGCCACGACTCTCAGACCCACGggaattaagttaaaaagagCTGAAAGGAGACAGAAGGAGTTCATTTTCTTTCACGCTCCGTAGACTAAAATGCCATCATTTATCTTCTAAATATATAGTTTGTTTTAATCCCACAGCATGAGATTTGCTTCATTCCTGTTGGACCGTGCAGATGACCAAACGCCTGAAATGGCAGACGTACAAAATCCCTGATAAGAAACAAAGCAGCAGTTAAAGatctatgcttgtttttttttttttttcgtttgtgACATTTGAAAACCGGCCCCCTcgtgtctgttttttatttttcaaagaatgAGTCGGTGCGTGAGGCCCGCCGGGTCAGGACCAAAGACGGCTGACGGTTCGGGAGCAGACAGCGTGGAGCCTCAGGCAGCCGCTTTGAAAAGAACACCGCCGTCACTTTCTCTGTTTGTTCTGGAGCTGTCACACACCATCGtcttaatagtcgactaatcaccgattattatTACCGATTAGTCGAACAATCGGGTCaaattttaaccatcattagctttcaactaactacaaataaagacaattaagatgatagtttattaaacttctaATGAATCATGCGTCATTAGTTTCtgtgattaaaacaagattatcAAATCAGAGAGAGAACAGGAATATACTTtacatcaaactcattttgacaggtgctccgcccctcaagatgacgtaacaatttaatataaatcttaaatatgaaggttatttaatttaaaatccaaaacacaccttaggtcgaacaggataaacatgtattgaacactctaaaactgcatttttaaaactttaaaaccgtcactttttaacatgactatgaactagatatacagcattacctgtgataatactagtgtaaatgctgtaagctgaatttggccgctgaaaatgctgaaattgaaagctaaaaatgcttaagttgatagctaaaacgctaaagctgatatccagctaaaatattagctaaatgtcaaattagccaaaaaaaaattaggtcatccaaaacaactagcatgtcgctgaaaaaatagctaaacttaaaaatagcctaaacatttttttaaaaggcaaaattagccaaaacagctcacatgtagctgaaaaattagctatacccaaaaatagcccaaaaaatctaaaggaaagcgcaaattagccaaagcagctagcatgtagccattagctaaactccaaaatatcctaaaaaatcttagtaaatgccaaaatagtccaaaaagctagcagaatgtcaattttaaaactttaaaactgtaactttttaacataattatgaataataaaaaggcaggaatattattccagaataaatcaacttaaaccttaaataactttcaatattttactctccataaaaatattttttgacaaaattatacaagttaaaaatgagcgcaagataaaatcgggtcattaataacaatagaatagaatgatctggagggccggatagaattacccagagggccggatccggcccccgggccttgacttcgacACGTGCCGTGcgccatccatcaaactcgttttgatgGTTTCCCCGCACCTCAAGATGATGTATCAATTTAATATCAAGTCTATATATAAactatatagggtcaaaggtcacctgtcaaaacgagtttgatgtaagcatattcctgatctctctaatgaggtcggcatctgaaacaaggaactatttttcactaaaggtaaagttttggtctcactgactcaaatataaaaaaagtacattttttcgTGCTAAACGCTCACAgctttgtttaactttactacagtctgactccatataatataaagtaacgactaatcggtTGTTAAactagtcgttgactattttaataaccGATTAGTCTAATCGTGGTAGCACTAGTTTgttcacaacaaaaaaacaaatgatttcatTTCAAGTTGGCTtctttttccattgtttttgtattgatttgacaacatatgcttaaaataaagtttaaattagtttgagtttgaaaactttctttaaTCTGTAGAACAATTTGTGGAATTATAATAGATTTATGACCTTTTCTGGATTATATTCATTCatgtttctgatttaaaaaaaaagtatatttttccaGGAAAATGTTTTCTATGTTTTGCTCCAACGTTCTtgagctgcattcacactagactTTCAATGTACAGATGATCCTGTCAGTAAATGGATGAACTTTCCCTATTTACTGAAGGACGACAAGGTGATGCGCTTGCCGACGCCTCTGTAGAGtcgggctgggttgataaaatcgaataatcaatttgaatcgatttaagatCAACAAGTCAGTAATCgactcataaaaatataaatcgatttagcagaTAAAGCTAAACaacgctagcttgatgctaacgtttaatggaatttcccatagggcggctaatgctaacgctcagtccaCCTAGatatacattgctgactaaatcaggggtcagcaacctttaagagtaaaacgttttctactgatctaaacctagaaggagccgcatagtcttactttagcctttaaggaatttggatttgcaatcatgtccttttttttttgtttttctataaatatgaattatgtcttttttggtactaacaaaagataaaatataaaaggaaaCTAGCATtctctcaaaatgggatttttttttttacatttttactttttacctttagtagaggctaaattagcgaaaaaagctagcttgttgcctaattactagctgaactccaaattagcataaaattagtccgtaaattaaatcagccaaaaaatattagcatattgctaaaatataagcttaatTCCaagtta is a window of Oryzias melastigma strain HK-1 unplaced genomic scaffold, ASM292280v2 sc00457, whole genome shotgun sequence DNA encoding:
- the LOC112139340 gene encoding protein turtle (The sequence of the model RefSeq protein was modified relative to this genomic sequence to represent the inferred CDS: added 275 bases not found in genome assembly) — protein: MLLRQLLSDSEEGDVQSSSTSSEGLQTLMMMAVFLLVLLFLSTLLWSSANRVVLTVSPSRSQFIEGQSVTLNCEDDSSAGWTLRRNISGETRSECGSTWGKSDSLPCKIRYVYKEDSGVYWCESRGGGASSMVVNISVSGGSVILQSPVLPVMEGHDLTLSCQSKTPPSNPSAAFYKDGSLIRTEPTGHMTLQHVSRSDEGLYKCHIRDHGESPSSWISVSEKPSTTSAPSTTSAPGSPLLHIWSPAVCVGSVVLLMSLVLILWKCLQQKSIEEPPPDDITYSHVNIRSAGSGPPPGREPPSDPIIIYSTLR